One part of the Sphingopyxis sp. TUF1 genome encodes these proteins:
- the rpmE gene encoding 50S ribosomal protein L31 yields the protein MKKDIHPDYHMITVKMTDGTEYQTRSTWGSEGDVMTLEIDPTAHPAWTGGQGRMLDAGGQVAKFNKRFGGLTLKR from the coding sequence ATGAAAAAAGACATTCACCCCGACTATCACATGATCACGGTCAAGATGACCGATGGCACCGAATATCAGACGCGCTCGACCTGGGGCAGCGAAGGCGACGTGATGACGCTCGAAATCGACCCGACCGCCCACCCGGCATGGACCGGCGGTCAGGGCCGTATGCTCGATGCGGGCGGCCAGGTTGCCAAGTTCAACAAGCGTTTCGGCGGGCTTACCCTCAAGCGTTGA
- the fabZ gene encoding 3-hydroxyacyl-ACP dehydratase FabZ: MTAGEDSASEAMGPADIRRILGLLPHRYPMLLVDRVVSMVRDQSIYAVKAVTMNEPFFQGHFPGRPIMPGVLIVEALAQAGGVLAIESLGLAGSGKLVYFMGIDGVKFRKPVEPGHLLGLHVTILQAKRNICKFEGRALLDGQLATECQFTAMIADPPAD, translated from the coding sequence ATGACGGCCGGGGAGGACAGCGCAAGCGAGGCCATGGGTCCGGCGGACATTCGCCGGATTCTGGGGCTGCTGCCGCATCGTTATCCGATGCTGCTCGTCGACCGGGTGGTTTCGATGGTCAGGGACCAGTCGATCTACGCGGTCAAGGCGGTGACAATGAACGAGCCCTTTTTTCAGGGCCATTTCCCCGGCCGGCCGATCATGCCCGGCGTCCTCATCGTCGAGGCGCTGGCGCAGGCGGGCGGCGTGCTTGCGATCGAATCGCTCGGTCTGGCCGGAAGCGGCAAACTCGTCTATTTCATGGGCATCGACGGCGTGAAGTTCCGGAAACCGGTCGAACCCGGCCATCTCCTCGGCCTTCACGTCACCATCCTTCAGGCGAAGCGGAATATCTGCAAGTTCGAAGGCCGCGCGCTGCTGGACGGGCAGCTGGCGACCGAATGCCAGTTCACCGCAATGATCGCCGATCCGCCGGCGGACTGA
- a CDS encoding OmpH family outer membrane protein — MKKLLAASALAIATLSVSPILSAPAIAQAKGVAVADVRVAAARSNAFRTASQQIETTYKAQIDQQQSRGQTLQAEINVLIAKYNEEARKSPQNQAALQAAAKAVQDKRQAAQQELGQISAPIDLAIAYVEDQISVRMNEAIKAAMTARKVDLLLNPDAVLARENNVDITDAVVAEINRILPSVSTAVPAGYQPGQLVQQRNQQLIDAARAAQPGATPAAPAPTGTAPTTR, encoded by the coding sequence ATGAAAAAACTTCTCGCCGCTTCCGCGCTGGCGATCGCCACGCTGTCGGTCTCGCCCATCCTGTCGGCTCCCGCCATCGCGCAGGCGAAGGGCGTCGCTGTTGCCGACGTGCGCGTCGCCGCCGCGCGGTCGAACGCATTCCGCACTGCCTCGCAGCAGATCGAAACGACCTACAAGGCGCAGATCGACCAGCAGCAGTCGCGTGGCCAGACGCTGCAGGCCGAAATCAACGTGCTGATCGCGAAATATAACGAAGAAGCGCGCAAATCGCCGCAGAACCAGGCCGCGCTCCAGGCCGCCGCCAAGGCGGTCCAGGACAAGCGCCAGGCAGCGCAGCAGGAACTGGGTCAGATCAGCGCGCCGATCGACCTCGCCATCGCCTATGTCGAGGACCAGATCAGCGTCCGCATGAACGAGGCGATCAAGGCGGCGATGACCGCGCGAAAGGTCGACCTGCTGCTCAATCCCGATGCCGTCCTTGCGCGCGAAAACAATGTCGACATTACCGACGCGGTGGTCGCCGAAATCAACCGCATTCTGCCGAGCGTATCGACCGCGGTCCCGGCCGGCTATCAGCCCGGCCAGCTCGTCCAGCAGCGCAATCAGCAGCTGATCGACGCCGCGCGCGCTGCACAGCCGGGCGCGACGCCCGCCGCTCCGGCGCCGACCGGTACCGCGCCGACGACCCGCTAA
- a CDS encoding glycerol kinase → MPEKIIVIDEGTTSTRTMLFAADGTPLGSAQREIRQHYPAPGLVEHDAAEIWQATLACTRAMIDKAGGADRIAAIGITNQRETVVFWDRTTGEPLAPAIVWQDRRTAADCAELKEAGHEAAVQAKSGLLLDPYFSGSKIGWALKHWPQLREAGERLAVGTIESYLVYRLTRGVHVSDATNASRTSLMDINGAGGWDAGLCDLLGVPLALLPEITGCTTSVGTTDPELFGGSIPICGMAGDQQAATIGQACHAPGQTKATFGTGAFVLSASGTARPHSSNRLLATVLVQEGDVRSYALEGSVFVAGSLIKWLRDGLGLLANAGESEGLARSVADNGGVYLVPALTGLGAPHWRPDALGALSGLSFASTRAHVARAALEAQAYQAHDLKSAFAADGVDWAELRIDGGMAANDWMAQDLADMLDLTVERPDFVESTALGAAMLAATGAGLYPDLASAAQAMRGTATRFTPALDAAKRKTRLAGWQSALAKVLE, encoded by the coding sequence ATGCCAGAGAAGATCATCGTTATCGACGAGGGCACGACCTCGACCCGTACGATGCTGTTCGCCGCCGACGGGACGCCACTGGGGAGCGCGCAGCGCGAAATTCGCCAGCATTACCCTGCCCCCGGGCTGGTCGAACATGACGCTGCCGAAATTTGGCAAGCCACGCTCGCCTGCACCCGCGCGATGATCGATAAAGCCGGGGGCGCGGACCGGATCGCAGCGATCGGGATTACCAACCAGCGTGAAACCGTGGTGTTTTGGGACCGCACGACCGGCGAACCGCTGGCGCCCGCAATCGTGTGGCAGGACCGGCGCACCGCCGCTGACTGCGCCGAACTGAAAGAGGCCGGACACGAAGCCGCCGTGCAGGCGAAATCCGGGCTGCTCCTCGACCCGTATTTTTCGGGGAGCAAGATCGGCTGGGCGCTGAAGCACTGGCCGCAACTGCGCGAAGCGGGCGAGCGGCTCGCGGTGGGGACGATCGAATCCTATCTGGTCTATCGCCTGACCCGCGGGGTGCATGTCAGCGATGCGACCAATGCGTCGCGCACGTCACTCATGGACATCAATGGAGCGGGCGGTTGGGACGCGGGGCTGTGCGACCTGCTGGGCGTCCCCTTGGCACTGCTCCCCGAAATCACAGGATGCACGACCAGCGTCGGGACGACCGACCCCGAGCTGTTCGGTGGTTCGATCCCGATTTGCGGCATGGCAGGCGATCAGCAGGCGGCGACGATCGGACAGGCGTGCCACGCGCCCGGACAGACCAAGGCGACCTTCGGCACTGGCGCCTTCGTCCTGTCGGCGAGCGGGACCGCGCGGCCGCACTCATCGAATCGCCTGCTCGCGACGGTGCTGGTGCAGGAGGGCGATGTGCGCTCCTATGCGCTCGAAGGATCGGTGTTCGTTGCGGGCAGTCTCATCAAATGGCTGCGCGATGGGCTCGGCCTGCTCGCCAATGCGGGCGAGAGCGAGGGGCTGGCGCGGTCGGTTGCGGACAATGGCGGTGTGTATCTGGTCCCTGCCCTCACCGGGCTGGGCGCGCCGCACTGGCGGCCCGATGCGCTCGGGGCGCTCTCCGGCCTGAGTTTTGCGAGCACCAGGGCTCACGTCGCGCGCGCGGCGCTGGAGGCGCAGGCCTATCAGGCGCATGACCTGAAATCCGCGTTCGCCGCGGACGGTGTCGATTGGGCCGAACTGCGCATCGACGGCGGCATGGCGGCGAACGACTGGATGGCGCAGGATCTCGCCGACATGCTAGACCTGACCGTCGAGCGGCCCGATTTCGTGGAGAGCACCGCGCTGGGCGCAGCAATGCTCGCCGCAACGGGCGCGGGGCTTTATCCCGATCTCGCGAGCGCGGCGCAGGCGATGCGCGGCACTGCGACGCGCTTCACACCCGCGCTGGATGCGGCCAAACGCAAAACGCGCCTTGCCGGCTGGCAAAGCGCGCTTGCGAAGGTTTTGGAGTAG